A region of Aquila chrysaetos chrysaetos chromosome 13, bAquChr1.4, whole genome shotgun sequence DNA encodes the following proteins:
- the FHIP2B gene encoding LOW QUALITY PROTEIN: protein FAM160B2 (The sequence of the model RefSeq protein was modified relative to this genomic sequence to represent the inferred CDS: deleted 1 base in 1 codon) encodes MLSRLGALLQQVVETREPSVDLLEAFTEHWKGITGYYLEATDESVPARQTDIPWRLKQMLDILVYEEKQHPAGEAGPCLEYLLQHKVLETLSTLGKAEYPPGMRQQVLLFFSRVLGQVQHPLLHYLNVHRPVQKLLQLSGDRLGSGVEKEEAQFVAVLCTKIKQDPTLLAYILEGKSILNGRRAQELPASPVEEGAEHPSGTAAAASPRQAEPSPPRRDSNLITSLMGLCKSKKSRVALKARENLLLLVGLAQEAAAACLVRSSTLCQLLTEHLCDLYSAVPTSTDPADVLALERVSWRSQGDAAGDGVFPGKENLAAFFGWLDYLDELVMGAHPVVADAITEAVEEKFFQGILQPQLLQMSELDVLSATAVLTGTVRQIRSPPLLRCLVLFLLGSDRHPETPGDTPHPLRTQLIDRCNHLSDEISLASLRLFEELLRKPHEHVAHSLALRNLQARGYLQRSPPVPDERGPPEPDPDEDGLDLEEDPYFTDGFPDAGFGSAKKPLPGSAPSGKGQVSEVVSSFLCLVPEEAKTSSCMEEGGYDTYVHDALGMVQACRADAAPWGWPPAPRPLDACYPETAFYEGHFLKVLFDRMTRILDQPYSLNLQVTSVLSRLAAFPHPHLHEYLLDPYLNLAPGCRSLFSVLVRVIGDLMQRLQRVPHFRAKLLLVRRQLMGLVPGEQMDHAMLFKGVVVLEEFCKELAAIALVKGPPEGPP; translated from the exons ATGCTGAGCCGGTTGGGCGCGCTGCTGCAGCAAGTGGTGGAGACG cgggagcccagcgtggaCCTGCTGGAAGCCTTCACCGAGCACTGGAAGGGTATCACCGGCTACTATCTGGAGGCCACGG ATGAGAGCGTCCCCGCCAGACAGACGGACATCCCCTGGCGCCTCAAGCAGATGCTGGACATCCTGGTGTACGAGGAGAAGCAGCACCCGGCGGGAGAAGCCGGCCCGTGCCTCGagtacctgctgcagcacaaagtCCTGGAGACCCTCAGCACGCTGGGCAAGGCGGAG TATCCTCCCGGGATGAGGCAGCAGGTCCTCCTCTTCTTCAGCCGGGTGCTGGGCCAGGTGCAGCACCCGCTCCTGCACTACCTCAACGTGCACAGACCGGTGCAG aaGCTGCTCCAGCTCAGCGGTGACCGCCTGGGCTCCGGCGTGGAGAAGGAAGAGGCGCAGTTCGTGGCCGTCCTCTGCACGAAGATCAAGCAGGATCCCACCCTGCTGGCATACATTCTGGAG ggCAAGAGCATTCTGAACGGGAGGAGAGCCCAGGAGCTGCCAGCCAGCCCCGTGGAAGAGGGTGCCGAGCATCCCTCGGGCACCGCCGCCGCTGCCAGCCCCCGCCAAGCCGAGCCTTCCCCGCCACGGAGGGACAGCAACCTCATCACGTCTTTGATGGGGCTGTGCAAGAGCAAG AAGAGCAGGGTCGCGCTGAAGGCTCGGGAAAACCTGCTCTTGCTCGTCGGGCTCGCCCAGGAGgcggctgctgcctgcctggtgcGGAGCAGCACCCTGTGCCAGCTGCTGACGGAGCATCTCTGTGACCTCTACAGCGCCGTGCCCACCTCCACCGACCCCGCCGACGTCCTCGCCCTGGAGAGGGTCAGCTGGAG GTCGCAGGGTGATGCTGCCGGCGACGGGGTTTTCCCGGGGAAGGAGAACCTGGCTGCCTTCTTCGGCTGGCTGGACTACCTCGATGAGCTGGTGATGGGCGCCCACCCG GTCGTGGCGGATGCCATCACCGAGGCTGTGGAGGAAAAGTTTTTCCAGGGCATCCTGcagccacagctcctgcagAT GTCCGAGCTCGACGTCCTCAGCGCCACGGCCGTGCTGACGGGGACGGTGCGGCAGATCCGCTCGCCTCCCCTTCTCCGCTGCCTCGTGCTCTTCCTGCTGGGATCAGACCGGCACCCCGAGACCCCCGGGGATACCCCCCACCCTCTGCGCACCCAGCTCATCGACCGCTGCAACCACCTTTCCGACGAG ATCAGCCTGGCCAGCCTGCGGCTCTTCGAGGAGCTCCTGCGGAAACCCCACGAGCACGTGGCGCACAGCTTGGCGCTGAGGAACCTACAGGCGAGGGGCTACCTGCAGCGCAGTCCCCCCGTGCCCGACGAGCGCGGA CCCCCCGAGCCGGACCCCGACGAGGATGGGCT GGACCTGGAGGAGGATCCGTATTTCACCGATGGCTTCCCAGATGCCGGCTTTGGATCGGCAAAAAAGCCTCTGCCGGGATCAGCCCCGTCGGGGAAGGGGCAAGTGAGCGAGGTGGTCAGCAG CTTCCTCTGCCTGGTCCCCGAGGAGGCGAAGACGTCCTCGTGCATGGAGGAAGGTGGCTACGACACCTACGTGCACGATGCCCTGGGCATG GTCCAGGCGTGCCGTGCCGACGCGGCCCCGTGGGGgtggcccccggccccccgacCCCTCGATGCCTGCTACCCCGAAACGGCTTTTTACGAGGGCCATTTCCTCAAGGTTCTGTTTGACCGGATGACCCGGATCCTGGACCAG CCCTACAGCCTGAACCTGCAGGTGACCTCGGTGCTGTCCCGCCTGGCCGccttcccccatccccacctccaCGAGTACCTGCTGGACCCCTACCTCAACCTGGCACCCGGCTGCCGCTCGCTCTTCTCCGTCCTCGTCAGG GTGATTGGCGACCTGATGCAGCGGCTCCAGCGTGTGCCCCATTTTAGGGCCAAGCTGCTCCTGGTGCGACGGCAGCTCATGGGGCTGGTGCCCGGAGAGCA GATGGACCACGCGATGCTCTTCAAGGGAGTGGTGGTGCTGGAGGAGTTCTGCAAGGAGCTGGCTGCCATCGCCCTGGTCAAGGGACCGCCGGAGGGGCCCCCCTGA
- the NUDT18 gene encoding 8-oxo-dGDP phosphatase NUDT18 yields MGGERGWAGTARRSPGDAPEGPPPHPGPMGEAPVPELDAVLGGSGWDVGASFEGPPPPTGPIRLGRNACYVVLAVLFNEEDRVLLVQEAKPECRGRWYLPAGRMEPGESIVAAMRREVKEETGLECEPLTLLALEERGPAWIRFAFLARPTGGTLKTLEEADAESLQAAWWAGDPCALPLRALDILPLLDLAARYRRGPPHPPTLPRELPCALLCLRLLVAFANDAGDLWVLLGTAGTPHLPVVACGMSPAELRGGLRLPVLRLLRDCLPPDPRPGPLGLLGLQHRAGGPGGADGICFNVLLSIPPGSPGAAAPPEPCGPAFRWWHVEEESLRGQILQRLHTVGTVPIRS; encoded by the exons ATGGGCGGCGAGCGGGGGTGGGCGGGGACCGCGCGGCGGAGCCCCGGGGACGCG cctgaggggccccccccccaccccggtcccATGGGGGAGGCTCCGGTGCCGGAGCTGGATGCGGTGCTGGGTGGCAGCGGTTGGGACGTGGGGGCGAGCTTCGAgggtccccccccacccaccgGCCCCATCCGCCTGGGGAGGAACGCCTGCTACGTCGTCTTGGCCGTGCTCTTCAACGAGGAG GacagggtgctgctggtgcaggAGGCCAAGCCCGAGTGCCGCGGGAGGTGGTACCTGCCGGCCGGGAGGATGGAGCCCGGCGAGAGCATCGTGGCTGCCATGCGGAGGGAGGTGAAGGAGGAGACGGGGCTGGAGTGCGAACCCCTCACTTTGCTGGCGCTGGAGGAGAGGGGGCCGGCGTGGATCCGCTTCGCCTTCCTCGCGCGCCCCACCG GTGGGACCCTGAAGACCCTGGAGGAGGCTGACGCCGAGTCTCTGCAAGCGGCGTGGTGGGCCGGAGACCCCTGCGCCCTGCCGCTGCGAGCCCTGGACATCCTGCCCTTGCTGGACCTCGCCGCCCGCTACCGCCGCGGCCCCCCGCATCCCCCCACGCTGCCGCGGGAGCTGCCCTGCGCCCTGCTCTGCTTGCGGCTCCTGGTGGCCTTCGCCAACGACGCCGGGGACCTTTGGGTCCTGCTGGGCACCGCCGGGACCCCCCACCTGCCCGTGGTGGCCTGCGGCATGTCCCCGGCCGAGCTCCGCGGGGGTCTCCGCCTGCCCGTGCTGCGGCTGCTGCGGGACTGCCTGCCGCCGGACCCCCGCCCGGGACCCCTGGGgttgctggggctgcagcaccgggctgggggtcccgggggggctGACGGCATCTGTTTCAATGTGCTGCTGAGCATCCCTCCcggcagccctggggctgctgccccccCTGAGCCGTGTGGCCCCGCTTTCCGCTGGTGGCACGTGGAGGAGGAGAGCCTGaggggccagatcctgcagcGGCTCCACACCGTGGGCACGGTGCCCATCCGCAGCTAG